The Candidatus Aminicenantes bacterium genomic interval GACGTCCTGCGGCTGCAGGAAGCGGGCGTTTTTTTCCAACAGCGTCAGGCGCGGATTCTGGCGCAGACTGTAATCGACCTGGGAAATAGTCACATCGACGCCGCAGACCCTGTCGGCGCCGCATTGCAACAGGTAGTCGCTGAAACCGCCGGTGGATATGCCCAGGTCAAGAGCCTTGGCGCCGGCGACGGTGATGGCGAATGCCTCGATGGCCTTCGCCAACTTGAAAGCGCCGCGCGAAACGAATGGGTGCTTGTTTTGGACCGTGATGGCGTCCGCCGCAGTCACCCGATGATCGGCCTTGATCTGGAGTTGACCGTTGACGAACACGTCGCCGGCCATGATCAGGGCCAGGGCTTTATCCGCTCCGCCGGCCAGCCCCCTTGCGATCAGGGCATCATCGAGCCGGGTTTTTCTTGGAGCACTCACTTCCGCGCTGGCGACTTGCGGGCGGCAGCTGTTTCCACACTATTTTTGCTGATGGCGCGTATGAAAAAATTCAGGACCGCGTTGTTGAACTCGTAGTCATCCTGGAGCGACACCGATTTCTCGCCGGGAAATACGACGCTTTCCGATTTGACGATGGTCGCACGGGCCAGTTCGAGCGGTCGCTCTTCCCCCATGGCTTCCAACTTAACCAGCGCCCGATCCAGTTCGGCCGGGTCGAGGCTCAGGCCCAGCTGGTAGTTTCTCGCGCAGAAGCGGATCGTCGCCCGGTTCTTGGCATCAGGATCAATGACGACTTGCGAATTCTCGTATTTTTGCTTTTTAAAAAATATGTCAAAGACCTTGATGAACCTTTTAAAGATCTTCAGGTTGCGCGCATAACAATCATGATAATCGCCGTATTTACCGGCGATGGCGAAATCGATTTCTAGCTCCACAGCATGTCTCCTGCCGGATATTTTAAGAGAATGCCCGAAGGGTGTCAAGAGCGCCGCGCTTTCCGGTTTTAAAACGCCCTGGGGAGCTCTTCGTCATTCCCGTTGACCCCGGTTGCGTCCGACCCACAGCCAGGTGGAGACGATAATGATTAAAAACAGCAGCCAATGAATCATGAAGATCGTTATGTACCGCCTGGAAAAGGCGCGCAGCCAGACTATCAGCCCCCAAAAAATGAGGGCCAACCCCCATATCCAGATGAAAAAAATGAATGCCTGGCTGTTCATCTTGAACCATAAATAGGCCAGCCGGTCGCTTAAAAACAGGCACAGGCCCAACATGGAAATGACGATGCCGAAATTGTCCGGTCCGGCCATGTTGGCCGGGGCGATGGCAATGTACCAGCCGCCGATGATGCCCCACATGACCAGGGCGGCCAAGCAGACGGGAATCGCCTGCAGATGCAGCTTCCAATGCAGGAATTGATTTTTTTCCAGGTTCATGCCTTCACTTTTTTTTCAATGGGTTAAAAGGTAAACCAGACGCTCGGGCAATTCAATCGGGAAAATCCTGATTTTAACGTGCCAAATTCCTGAGTCTGCCGGCAGGCGCCGATACACCAATTCTATTTTTTTTCGATGTTCAGATGGAAAAATGTCCTCCCGAAGTAGTCATCGTAAAAGGAAATGACCTCGTCATAGGAATAACCGAGGCCGATCAGGCGTTTGCGGATGAACTTCTGGTGGATGCCGCGGGCGCGGGTGATGTTGCGCGAGGAGACGCGGTAATGGATCTCGGCCTGGTCGGGCGAGAAGAGCTTGAGGATCGGCCACATGACGTGGATGAGCGACTCGCGCTCGAAGACCCACATGCTGGGATGGATGTAGGCGCAGAACTCGACGAAATTGCGGTTCTGGCCGATCGGGTTGGGCGTGACGTGCAGGGCGATGTAGCCGGTGCCGCCGGTGAGAAAAACCCCGGTATAGCCCGGGGGATCGAAGTCGTGGTCGAAAATGAACGGCGTGTCGGTGGAGAGCAGCACGTCGTCGAAGCAGTCTTCCAGAAGATACAGCGCCTCGTCCTCGCGGACGCGCGGGTTGCAGAGCGAATTGATGAACTTCTGGTCGCAGTCGTAAAAGGCGCAGGCCAGGTACTCCTCCTGCTGCGAGTTGACCATCAGCTTCAGCTTGCGGTCGCTGCGCGCCAGCTTCAGCGAATGCTGGGAGTAGCGCGTGATCACGTCCTCGCGCAGGTGCTGGATCATCTTCGTCATGTCCTTGCGGTGCAGGTGGGCGATGAACATCTTGCCTTCCGGCAGGTCGATGGGGGCCTGGATGTCGATGACATAGCGCGAATAGCAATCGACCGGGACCTTGAAGCACTGCTTGCGCATCGACTCGCGGTCGGATATTTTCATGCCCTTGAGCAGCGGCGTCGGGGCGAAATAGATGAAGGAGACCAGCTCGGGATAGTCGCAGGCGTCGATGAAGGTGCTCAGGACCTTCGGGCTCAGCGAGTCGCCGCAGGTGTTGACTTCCATGCAGGCCATCTCGAAGGATTTTTTCCCCGAGAGCTGCCGCTCCCAGAAATAGCTGGCATGCGACTCCTCGATGGCCAGCGACATCTCGACCTGGCTGATCTCGATGTCGCGCTCCTGGATGTAGCGGTCCATGACCTGCACGCGCGGCTGCATGTTGGGCTTGCCGATCAGGTTGGCGCCGGAGGCCTTGATCACCGACCAGATGTCATCGTCGCTGAGGGTGACCAGGGAAACGCCTTCGCTGTTGTAGGCGTGGATGATCGTGGCCGTGGGCGCCGGCTCGAATGCTTCAGGTATGGTGAATGCCATGCGGACCTCCTCTCTGCCCGCCAGGCCTATTCATGGCATGAACCGGCAGCGCCAGAATCCGAGAGCGGGAAATAACTTTGCCAAACCCTTCTTCCGCAATCTCTTTTTTATGTTCAAGATAATTTTTCAATTGGCTTAATGTCACCTCAGTTGAAATGAGTACGCCGGCAGAAGTATAAAGGGAATAGGCTGGCTTGTCAATCGGCAAAAACCCTTGGCCACTCTTTTTTAACCGCCTCCAACAATGGCCTCACGTTTGTACCCGCCATTTTTATTTCCCCGGCGATTCTGCTTCACCCAGACCGTGGACGATATCCTCCATCTGCCCCGATTGCCTTTCCATGCTTCCCAGCAGCCGGAACTGCACCCGCGCCCGCTGCAGGTTGTGCCCGGGATAGCGGCTTTTAAAATAGCGGTCGCCGGCCAGGAAATCGCTGAGGAAACGCAGGCCGATCATATAAGCGAACAACTTGGCCGAAAAGGCCAGGTGCGCGATTTCTTCCGCCGTGAGGCAGTCGCGCAGTGACGAAAGAAAACCCCGGGCAAAGCCCTTGAAAAGATCGATGTCCAGTCCTACCCGTTCCAGGTCGGGTTCATCCTCGCCGGCGCGGTTGCAGCCGCTGCGCACGGCGTCGCCGAAATCGTAATGCACATAACCGGGCATGACCGTGTCCAGGTCGATGATGCAGGCTCCCCCGCCCTGCTCGGCAAACAGGATGTTGTTGAACTTGGTGTCGTTGTGGGTGATGCGCAGCGGGATGCGCCCGGCCTGCCCCAGGTGCAGGATCCGTTTCATGGCTTCCGCCCGCGCCTGGATGAAGTCGGTCTCAGCGGCGACTTGCCGGGCCCGGCGGCAGGGATCCTCCTGCCGGCAATCTGAGAACCTCTGCAGATGGGTTTCCAGGTTGTGAAAACCGCGAATGGTTTCATGGGGCGGCGGAGCGGGGAAATCGGCCAGCAACCGCAAAAAACGCCCGAAGTGCCTGCCGCCGGCGCAGGCCAGCTCCGCGCTGTCGACGCGATCGAACGAGCGGTGGCGGTCGATGAAAACGTACATGCGCCAGCAGCCGCCGTCCCTGTCCTCATGGAATGAGCGGCCGTCCCGGGCCGGGATCACCGTGAGCACATCGCAGCCGGGATCGGCGCCCGACTTGGCGCGGAGATGGGCGGTGACCCTGACAATATTCTCCATCAGCCGCGGCACGTCTGCGAACACGCCGCGGTTGATGCGTTGCAGGATGTAGTCGGGGCAGCCGCTTTGGGCGTTGCGGATGAGGAAGGTATCGTGGATATGCCCCGAACCGTAGGAGTGGCCGCCGGCAAAGGCCCCCTGGATGGAGAAATTGGCCGTCAGCTGCGCCAAGTCAAAAGCAAATCCTTCATGCCCAATGTTGTTTTCCGCCATTTCCGCTGACATTATAGAATACATCGCCTGAATAACCAAACCTGGGGCGGTCCGGGAAGTATTGCGGACGGCCGCCCTTAATTTGTTGACAACCGGCGCGAATTATGGTAATTTTCGTCTTTAATGGCCCCTTAGCTCAATTGGCAGAGCAATTGACTCTTAATCAATAGGTTAGTGGTTCGATTCCACTAGGGGTCATCTTCCTTCCCCTGGCGCGTCCCACGTCCGCAACCATCATCGCATTTGACAATAGTGATCCATTTGGCTAAAATCGGTGTAAGCAAATGGAAAAAGAGGAAATACTGGCCAAAATCGAAAAAATCAAGAGCGAGATCGAGGCCGATTCCTGCGACCTGATCCGCGAAAAAATCCAGCAGCGCGACTTGAATTTTCAGAAATCGGGAAAGGGTTTTTTCCTGGCCTTTATCATCAACAAACTGCGCCGCCGCTTGATCATCGAAATGAACCATATCCTCGAACCGCTCCTGGAAAACCAGAAAGAGATCAACCTCAGGTTGTTGAAGGAAATCGAAAAAATCAAAAAGAGCCATGAGCCATCTCCGCAAAATCATTCCCGGCCCCCTGCGCCGGAAAACAAAAAAACTGCTGGCCAGACTTGAACCCCGGGCAATGGTTCCGGCCGAAGCCGTCCGCACCATTGGCATCTGCCTGCCGCAGGTGCCCTTTGTCCATGGCGGCGCTGAAATCCATGCCCTGGCGCTGCGCGATCAGCTGCGCCAGCGCGGCTTTCAGGCCGACCTGATCACCGTCCCCTACAAGTGGTACCCGCGCGAACAGATAGAGAACAGCATCCACCTGTGGCAGCAGCTGGACCTGAGCGAAGCCGACGGCCGGCCGATCGACCTGCTGATCACCACCAAGTTTCCATCCTATTTCGCCCCCCACCCCAACAAGGTGCTCTGGCTGATCCACCAGTTCCGCCAGGTTTACGACCTGTACGGAACCCCCTACTCCGATTTTGATCCCAGCGACCGCTGGGATGAAAAAATACGCAGGCAGATCAACAAGCTGGATCGGGAAGCGATTCAGGGGCACCGGCGCCTGTTCAGCAACTCGCGCAACACCGCCGAGCGTCTGCGCAGGTTCAACGGCTTGTCGGCGACCGCCCTATATCACCCGCCGAAGCTGCATCCGCGCTATCGCCATGAACGCTACGGCGATTTCATCCTGTCGGTGGGCAGGCTGGACAAGATGAAGCGCATCGACTGGCTGATCCGCTCGCTGCGCTTCTGCCCGGCAAACATGCGCTGCCTGATCGCCGGCGCCGGACCCGAGTTGAACAAGCTCGAAGCGCTGGCCCGGGAAAGCGGCGTCGCTGACCGCGTCGAGTTTCTCGGCTACGTCGACGATCAGCGCCTGCTGCAGCTGTACGCCGAGTGTTTCGCCGTTTATTACGCCCCTTTCGACGAGGACTACGGTTACGTGACTCTCGAGGCGTTCTTCTCGCAGAAACCGGTTTTGAGCGCCGTCGATTCGGGCGGCACCCTGGAGTTTGTCGTGGACGGGCAAAACGGCTTCATCATTGAACCTAACAACGAACAACGGCTGGCCGAAGGGATCACCCTCCTGTTCAACGACCGCGAGCGCTGCCGCGCTTTCGGCCTCGACGGGCTGGACCGGGTCAAGGGCATCTCCTGGGACCATGCCATCCGGGAGCTGCTGGGGCTGCAGCCATGAAAATCGCCCTGTTCACCCCCCTCAACCCGGTCAGGAGCGGCATCGCCGACTACAACGAGGAGATGCTGCCCGAGCTCGGCACGCATGCCGACATCGACCTGTACGTCGACGGCAGCTACACCCCCAGCAACACCCGCATCAGCGGCC includes:
- a CDS encoding TlyA family RNA methyltransferase, whose product is MSAPRKTRLDDALIARGLAGGADKALALIMAGDVFVNGQLQIKADHRVTAADAITVQNKHPFVSRGAFKLAKAIEAFAITVAGAKALDLGISTGGFSDYLLQCGADRVCGVDVTISQVDYSLRQNPRLTLLEKNARFLQPQDVPFEPDLIIMDLSFISIAMVLPVLTGFAKAKILALVKPQFEAPKPLVGKGGVIRDAGTRLDVVLGLKRRIESMGFAVRGFTPSGLKGRKGNQEYFFLLEFGKKKSIDDTMLRDEAAV
- a CDS encoding aminoglycoside phosphotransferase family protein, yielding MAENNIGHEGFAFDLAQLTANFSIQGAFAGGHSYGSGHIHDTFLIRNAQSGCPDYILQRINRGVFADVPRLMENIVRVTAHLRAKSGADPGCDVLTVIPARDGRSFHEDRDGGCWRMYVFIDRHRSFDRVDSAELACAGGRHFGRFLRLLADFPAPPPHETIRGFHNLETHLQRFSDCRQEDPCRRARQVAAETDFIQARAEAMKRILHLGQAGRIPLRITHNDTKFNNILFAEQGGGACIIDLDTVMPGYVHYDFGDAVRSGCNRAGEDEPDLERVGLDIDLFKGFARGFLSSLRDCLTAEEIAHLAFSAKLFAYMIGLRFLSDFLAGDRYFKSRYPGHNLQRARVQFRLLGSMERQSGQMEDIVHGLGEAESPGK
- a CDS encoding glycosyltransferase family 4 protein produces the protein MSHLRKIIPGPLRRKTKKLLARLEPRAMVPAEAVRTIGICLPQVPFVHGGAEIHALALRDQLRQRGFQADLITVPYKWYPREQIENSIHLWQQLDLSEADGRPIDLLITTKFPSYFAPHPNKVLWLIHQFRQVYDLYGTPYSDFDPSDRWDEKIRRQINKLDREAIQGHRRLFSNSRNTAERLRRFNGLSATALYHPPKLHPRYRHERYGDFILSVGRLDKMKRIDWLIRSLRFCPANMRCLIAGAGPELNKLEALARESGVADRVEFLGYVDDQRLLQLYAECFAVYYAPFDEDYGYVTLEAFFSQKPVLSAVDSGGTLEFVVDGQNGFIIEPNNEQRLAEGITLLFNDRERCRAFGLDGLDRVKGISWDHAIRELLGLQP